A genomic segment from Thermodesulfobacteriota bacterium encodes:
- a CDS encoding UpxY family transcription antiterminator, with product MLLEKDPAWYVIHTRSKFENVVYQGLMKKSKDVFLPTVRKRSRRQDRRLFLRQPLFPGYLFVRIPITPAERLDVLKTTGVVNLIGNRDIPVPVEPEVIESLRIIVQADELVETINCLRQGDPVRVMAGPFAGVIGVFVRYQNSERVAVNIEAMGRAAAIFVAAEDVEPLALKIL from the coding sequence ATGCTTTTGGAAAAAGACCCGGCCTGGTATGTTATTCACACCCGAAGCAAATTCGAGAATGTCGTCTATCAGGGCCTCATGAAAAAAAGCAAGGATGTTTTCCTGCCGACCGTCAGGAAAAGAAGCCGGCGCCAGGACCGGCGCCTGTTTCTGCGGCAGCCGCTTTTTCCGGGATATCTGTTTGTGCGGATACCCATTACGCCGGCTGAACGGCTGGACGTGCTGAAAACCACGGGCGTGGTGAACCTGATCGGCAACCGGGATATACCGGTTCCGGTGGAGCCGGAGGTTATCGAATCGCTGCGGATTATCGTCCAGGCCGATGAACTGGTCGAAACCATAAACTGCCTGCGTCAGGGAGACCCGGTCCGGGTTATGGCCGGACCGTTTGCCGGTGTTATCGGTGTATTTGTCCGATACCAGAACTCGGAAAGGGTGGCAGTAAACATAGAGGCCATGGGCCGGGCGGCCGCCATTTTCGTGGCTGCCGAAGACGTGGAGCCCCTGGCCCTAAAAATCCTATAA
- the ricT gene encoding regulatory iron-sulfur-containing complex subunit RicT, whose translation MTMRKTVEIKFKPDGKAYIFDCGAFVLETGDYVIVETEQGYGMGVVASTPAPVNPERIKTPLKKVHRKAIDKDFAQLDENRVLEQQGLEFCKTQIKELKLEMHLFSVDCSFDSRKLTFLYTADGRVDFRELVKRLVKQFRIKIEMRQVGIRNQAKITGGIGRCGREICCAAFMRKFDPISIRMAKNQGLSLNPTKISGVCGRLMCCLAFEEESYRTLKKSIPAIGDRIQTTRGEGTVIGHNVIAKRVTIEKEDGTVVEVALDAITCDEVENVEEEDYDGSLLSDDPDLLR comes from the coding sequence ATGACCATGAGAAAAACAGTTGAAATCAAATTCAAGCCGGACGGCAAGGCCTATATCTTTGACTGCGGCGCCTTTGTGCTGGAAACCGGGGATTACGTAATCGTCGAAACCGAACAGGGGTACGGCATGGGAGTGGTGGCCAGTACGCCGGCCCCGGTCAATCCGGAACGGATAAAAACCCCGCTGAAAAAAGTCCACCGCAAGGCCATCGACAAGGATTTTGCCCAGTTGGATGAAAATCGGGTGCTGGAACAGCAGGGGCTCGAGTTCTGCAAGACGCAGATCAAGGAACTGAAGCTGGAGATGCACCTTTTTTCCGTGGACTGCTCCTTTGATTCCAGAAAACTGACCTTCCTCTATACCGCCGACGGACGGGTCGACTTCAGGGAACTGGTCAAGCGGCTGGTGAAACAGTTCCGCATTAAAATTGAAATGCGGCAGGTCGGCATCCGCAACCAGGCCAAAATCACCGGCGGTATCGGACGCTGCGGCCGGGAAATCTGCTGCGCGGCATTTATGAGAAAATTCGACCCCATTTCCATCCGCATGGCGAAAAATCAGGGGCTTTCCCTGAACCCGACAAAAATCTCCGGCGTCTGCGGCCGGTTGATGTGCTGCCTGGCTTTTGAAGAGGAGTCCTATCGAACACTCAAGAAGAGCATTCCCGCCATCGGCGACCGGATCCAGACCACCAGGGGAGAAGGAACGGTGATCGGTCACAATGTAATCGCCAAACGGGTAACGATTGAAAAGGAAGACGGAACCGTAGTGGAGGTCGCGCTGGACGCCATCACCTGCGACGAAGTGGAAAATGTTGAGGAAGAGGATTATGACGGATCCCTACTATCTGACGACCCCGATCTATTACGTTAA
- a CDS encoding HU family DNA-binding protein has protein sequence MNKLELITALKDKAGISKAESAKVVKIFFDSMANNLAEGGRIEIRGLCSFFVKEYKSYTGRNPKTGERVTISPKKLPFFKCGKELKDRVNY, from the coding sequence ATGAATAAATTAGAGCTTATTACCGCTCTGAAAGACAAAGCGGGTATCTCCAAAGCCGAATCAGCCAAGGTCGTCAAGATTTTTTTCGATTCCATGGCCAACAACCTGGCGGAAGGCGGAAGGATAGAGATCCGCGGGCTGTGCAGCTTTTTCGTCAAGGAATACAAAAGTTATACCGGCCGGAACCCCAAGACCGGCGAGCGGGTAACCATATCTCCGAAAAAACTTCCGTTTTTTAAATGCGGGAAAGAGTTGAAAGACAGGGTTAACTATTAG
- a CDS encoding SIS domain-containing protein encodes MCGISSIIPVTPSGSGDNRQVTGECLSDLAALLKEIENNVWSRCCPEGRTATDRYLGGQDTLERLWHMSCRLKTDACFYHLFAEGADYQKALDATARLEAVIAGEAEVMERQETARLDAAEGEAVAARFEKIRDICWCLKHEVCGNIVKTRDLAASGITTYAAIILLKKINAVFNSLDRLEVRGRDSAGLSILFSLTEDSFKRFSTVLEQSGLGEELKQRCGDDILTHRTIRVSRDKSTGTVGLAFVYKYAAEIGRLGDNVRFLRRAVSEDAVFHGMLAAAWQDYTISSHTRWASVGTITEANCHPMDGLTGRPESREHIIHACLNGDIDNYRQLKSEHEAAGEVIAADITTDTKIIPVRIGRYVRQGHDIIDAFRLAVSDFTGAHAISMHTDLAPGKMFFAQRGSGQALFIGLAENHYVVASELYGVVEETSRFIKMNAGGTAAADEQAPGQIVVLDRAAGGLEGIAAMRYDGTPVTFSEKDILRTEITSRDVDRQEYEHYFLKEISEAPQSIEKTLRNRWQTAADDPGIFEVRLSPDVIPASLAEALKKNLIRRVFFIGQGTAGVAALAGANILRYYLSDPAITVRAVKSSELSGFNLTITDSARSMSDTLVVAVSQSGTTTDTNRAVDMVRGLGAHTLAIVNRRDSDLTFKTDGVFYTSTGRDIEMSVASTKAFYSQVVAAAMLSLYIVGLKGDRDREFISNEIRQLSKLPSALRKIFSRRDDIRAVAQRLAATRTYWAVVGSGPNKASADEIRIKLSELCYRTISSDFVEDKKHIDLSAEPLIIVCAAGSRPGVLDDIIKDTAIFRAHKAIPVVIADEGEDRFSHYAAAVIPVPQTAEHFGPVVNTFAGHLWGYYAALAINEGSRMLHAFREEIRNEIAECRRRSLDVFEIVLEKGFREKVISFYHKIRGIRKDIIAPSCIAMASDLVLLLKYLAGRLPLSDFELDFGRTGTAPNMLNTLFEFVDESINQMARPIDAIKHQAKTVTVGTSRITQTMEGILFDALTAYGMGLSQLTNSNVVVLKNLQGIVAGIKGAILYEVDRLNLLGEPTDETTITILKKDGVLAAIPSRVESDNRLKGTKKIIVREGNVYIGKGRKDDRSIVVIPVLSSSASTGGMIRYILLINIAFREDAALAAKKKALGGKSERIKNIVQENNVAWQDHFLELVGIKDLFGLSAEKLAEAIVARVESGAASS; translated from the coding sequence ATGTGCGGCATTTCATCCATCATACCGGTGACACCGTCCGGAAGCGGTGATAACCGCCAGGTAACCGGGGAGTGCCTGTCCGACCTGGCCGCGCTGCTGAAAGAGATCGAAAACAATGTCTGGAGCCGGTGCTGTCCGGAAGGCCGGACGGCGACGGACCGCTACCTCGGAGGGCAAGACACGCTCGAGCGGCTCTGGCATATGTCCTGCCGTCTTAAAACAGACGCCTGCTTCTATCATCTGTTCGCCGAGGGAGCCGATTACCAGAAGGCCCTGGACGCCACCGCCCGCTTAGAAGCGGTGATTGCCGGGGAAGCGGAGGTCATGGAGCGCCAGGAGACGGCCCGGCTCGACGCCGCCGAGGGTGAAGCCGTCGCCGCCCGGTTTGAAAAAATCCGGGACATCTGCTGGTGCCTGAAACACGAGGTCTGCGGCAACATTGTCAAGACGCGGGACCTGGCCGCTTCCGGCATCACGACCTATGCCGCCATCATCCTGCTCAAAAAAATCAACGCCGTATTCAACAGCCTCGACCGGCTGGAAGTCCGGGGCCGTGACTCGGCGGGGTTGTCGATCTTATTCTCCCTGACGGAAGACTCTTTTAAGCGATTCTCGACGGTCCTTGAACAATCCGGCCTCGGTGAAGAACTGAAACAGCGGTGCGGGGACGACATTCTGACCCACCGCACGATCCGGGTTTCCCGGGACAAAAGCACCGGGACCGTCGGCCTGGCCTTTGTCTACAAGTATGCCGCCGAAATCGGCCGCCTGGGCGACAATGTCCGCTTCCTGCGTCGGGCCGTATCCGAGGACGCCGTTTTCCACGGCATGCTGGCCGCCGCCTGGCAAGACTACACCATCTCTTCCCACACGCGCTGGGCGTCGGTGGGCACGATCACCGAAGCCAACTGTCACCCCATGGACGGCCTGACCGGCCGGCCGGAGTCCCGGGAGCACATCATTCACGCCTGTCTAAACGGGGATATCGACAATTACCGCCAGCTGAAATCGGAACATGAAGCGGCCGGGGAGGTCATCGCCGCCGACATCACCACCGACACCAAGATCATCCCGGTGAGGATCGGCCGGTACGTCCGGCAGGGCCATGACATCATCGACGCCTTCCGCCTGGCCGTCAGCGACTTCACCGGCGCGCACGCCATCTCCATGCACACGGACCTGGCGCCGGGAAAAATGTTTTTTGCCCAGAGGGGAAGCGGCCAGGCCCTGTTCATCGGGCTGGCCGAGAACCATTACGTCGTCGCGTCGGAATTATATGGCGTCGTGGAGGAGACCTCCCGGTTCATCAAGATGAACGCCGGCGGAACGGCGGCAGCCGACGAGCAGGCGCCCGGGCAGATTGTGGTGCTGGACCGGGCCGCGGGAGGACTGGAGGGGATCGCCGCCATGCGGTACGACGGCACGCCGGTAACCTTCAGCGAAAAAGATATTCTGCGGACGGAAATCACCTCCCGGGACGTGGACCGCCAGGAGTACGAGCACTACTTTTTAAAAGAGATCTCGGAAGCGCCGCAATCCATTGAAAAAACGCTGCGCAACCGCTGGCAGACCGCGGCCGACGACCCGGGGATATTCGAGGTGCGCCTGTCGCCCGATGTCATTCCCGCCTCCCTGGCCGAAGCCCTGAAGAAAAATCTCATCCGCCGCGTTTTCTTCATCGGCCAGGGCACGGCCGGCGTGGCCGCGCTGGCCGGCGCCAACATCCTGCGCTACTACCTGTCCGACCCGGCCATCACCGTGCGGGCGGTGAAATCATCGGAATTAAGCGGCTTCAACCTGACCATAACAGATAGCGCCAGATCCATGAGCGACACCCTGGTCGTGGCCGTCAGCCAGTCCGGGACCACCACCGACACCAACCGCGCCGTCGACATGGTCCGGGGACTCGGCGCCCACACCCTGGCCATCGTCAACCGCCGGGACTCGGACCTCACCTTCAAGACGGACGGCGTCTTTTACACCAGCACCGGCCGGGACATCGAAATGTCGGTGGCCTCCACCAAGGCCTTCTATTCCCAGGTGGTGGCCGCGGCCATGTTGAGCCTGTATATCGTCGGGCTCAAGGGCGACCGGGACCGGGAATTTATTTCCAACGAGATCCGCCAGTTGTCCAAGCTCCCCTCGGCCTTACGGAAAATATTCTCCCGCCGGGACGACATCCGGGCCGTGGCCCAGCGCCTGGCGGCCACCCGGACCTACTGGGCGGTGGTCGGAAGCGGGCCCAACAAGGCCTCGGCCGACGAGATCCGGATCAAGCTGAGCGAGCTGTGTTACCGGACGATCTCCTCGGATTTCGTGGAGGACAAGAAGCATATCGATCTTTCCGCCGAACCGCTCATCATCGTCTGCGCGGCCGGGTCCCGCCCGGGCGTGCTGGACGACATCATCAAGGACACCGCCATCTTCCGGGCCCACAAGGCCATTCCCGTCGTCATTGCCGACGAGGGGGAAGACCGCTTTTCCCATTACGCCGCGGCGGTCATCCCCGTCCCCCAAACCGCCGAGCACTTCGGCCCGGTGGTCAACACCTTCGCCGGCCACCTGTGGGGGTACTACGCGGCCTTGGCCATCAACGAAGGGTCCCGCATGCTCCATGCCTTCCGGGAGGAGATCCGGAACGAGATCGCGGAATGCCGCCGGCGCAGCCTGGATGTTTTCGAAATCGTCCTGGAAAAAGGGTTCCGGGAAAAGGTGATCAGTTTTTATCACAAGATCCGGGGCATCCGGAAAGACATCATCGCGCCGTCCTGCATCGCCATGGCCTCCGACCTGGTGCTGCTGTTAAAATACCTGGCCGGCCGCCTGCCCCTGTCCGATTTCGAACTGGATTTCGGCCGGACCGGCACGGCCCCGAACATGTTAAACACCCTGTTCGAGTTCGTGGATGAATCCATCAACCAGATGGCCCGGCCCATCGACGCCATCAAGCACCAGGCCAAGACCGTCACCGTCGGCACCAGCCGCATTACCCAGACCATGGAAGGCATTCTCTTTGACGCCCTGACCGCCTACGGCATGGGCCTGTCCCAGTTGACCAACAGCAATGTGGTGGTCTTAAAGAACCTGCAGGGCATCGTAGCCGGCATCAAGGGCGCGATCCTCTATGAAGTGGACCGCCTTAACCTGCTGGGTGAGCCCACGGACGAGACGACCATCACCATCTTGAAAAAAGACGGGGTCCTGGCCGCCATCCCCTCCCGGGTCGAAAGCGACAACCGGCTCAAGGGGACCAAGAAGATCATCGTCCGGGAAGGCAACGTCTATATCGGCAAGGGCCGCAAGGACGACCGCTCCATCGTCGTCATCCCCGTTCTCTCCTCCTCCGCCTCCACGGGCGGCATGATCCGGTATATTCTGCTGATCAATATCGCCTTCAGGGAAGACGCGGCCCTGGCCGCCAAGAAAAAGGCCCTGGGCGGAAAAAGCGAGCGCATCAAGAATATCGTTCAGGAAAACAACGTGGCCTGGCAGGATCACTTTCTGGAACTGGTCGGCATCAAGGACCTCTTCGGCCTGTCGGCCGAGAAACTCGCCGAAGCCATTGTCGCCCGGGTGGAATCCGGCGCCGCCAGTTCTTAG
- the metG gene encoding methionine--tRNA ligase, translating to MTDPYYLTTPIYYVNARPHLGHAYTTIMADVACRFNAMRRRETFLLTGTDEHGDKIMKAAAAEGISPKAYADRISGVFRELWPALNIRYSRFIRTTDEGHKQVVRYLLTRIHDAGDIYFSEYEGLYCFGCERFYGERELVDGKCPDHETVPEKIKESNYFFRMGKYQQWLIDHIHANPDFIRPESYRNEILSFLKEPLEDLCISRPKSRLDWGITLPFDDRYVTYVWFDALANYISAIGYPDGEEFKKFWPVAQHLTAKDIIKPHGIYWPIMLKAAGIPVYTHLNVHGFWKIDQSKMSKSLGNVVSPLAMKDVYGLDAFRYFLCREMTFGLDASFSEDALVDRINADLANDIGNLFSRVLAMAIKYGDGTVPAGDPALLPQSELDLRELAGRTVSEYEKQMTEFHTSKALAAVWEFIGAMNRFVDYSAPWVLAKDASRKKALDAVLYTLLEGLRVIAGLVSPVMPDTAGIMARHLGLSSGDEKSAAFDLESLKIWGKLPPGTPLLPPVSLFPRVEKKTPHPAEPEKKPAETVPQISPEIDFDLFLKTDLRVGTVLTAEKIPKSKKLLRLTVDIGETRTIVAGIAERYAPEALVGKQVVIAANLKPVKLMGVESHGMVLAAVTDQQTSVVTVDREVAPGTRLR from the coding sequence ATGACGGATCCCTACTATCTGACGACCCCGATCTATTACGTTAATGCCCGTCCCCACCTGGGACATGCCTATACCACTATCATGGCGGATGTGGCCTGCCGCTTCAACGCCATGCGCCGCCGAGAGACCTTTCTGCTGACTGGAACCGATGAGCACGGCGACAAGATCATGAAGGCAGCCGCCGCCGAAGGCATTTCCCCGAAAGCCTACGCCGACCGGATCAGCGGTGTGTTCCGGGAATTGTGGCCGGCGCTGAACATCCGCTATTCCCGGTTCATCCGGACGACCGACGAGGGGCACAAACAGGTGGTCCGCTACCTGCTGACGCGGATCCATGACGCCGGCGACATCTATTTCAGTGAATATGAGGGGCTTTACTGCTTCGGCTGCGAAAGGTTTTACGGTGAACGGGAGCTGGTGGACGGCAAATGCCCGGACCATGAAACGGTCCCGGAAAAGATAAAGGAGTCCAACTATTTTTTCCGGATGGGCAAATACCAGCAGTGGCTGATTGACCATATCCATGCCAACCCGGATTTTATCCGCCCGGAAAGCTACCGCAACGAAATTCTTTCGTTTTTAAAGGAGCCCCTGGAGGACCTGTGCATTTCCCGGCCCAAATCCAGGCTGGACTGGGGCATCACCCTGCCCTTTGACGACCGTTATGTCACCTATGTCTGGTTTGACGCCCTGGCCAACTACATTTCCGCCATCGGCTACCCGGACGGCGAGGAGTTTAAAAAGTTCTGGCCCGTGGCCCAGCACCTGACCGCCAAGGACATCATCAAGCCCCACGGGATCTACTGGCCGATCATGCTCAAGGCGGCCGGCATCCCCGTCTATACCCATCTGAATGTTCACGGTTTCTGGAAAATCGACCAGAGCAAGATGTCCAAAAGCCTGGGCAACGTGGTCAGCCCCCTGGCGATGAAGGATGTGTACGGCCTGGACGCCTTCCGCTATTTCCTGTGCCGGGAAATGACCTTCGGGCTCGACGCCAGTTTTTCCGAGGACGCCCTGGTCGACCGGATCAACGCCGATCTGGCCAATGATATCGGCAACCTGTTTTCCCGGGTGCTGGCCATGGCCATCAAGTACGGTGACGGAACGGTCCCCGCCGGCGACCCGGCCCTGCTGCCGCAGAGCGAACTGGATTTAAGGGAACTGGCCGGCAGAACCGTCAGCGAATATGAAAAACAGATGACGGAATTTCATACGTCCAAAGCCCTGGCGGCGGTCTGGGAGTTCATCGGCGCCATGAACCGGTTCGTGGATTATTCGGCCCCATGGGTGCTGGCCAAGGACGCCTCCAGAAAAAAAGCGCTGGACGCCGTCCTCTATACCCTGCTGGAAGGATTGCGCGTCATCGCGGGCCTGGTCTCTCCGGTGATGCCGGACACCGCCGGCATCATGGCGCGGCATCTGGGCTTGTCTTCCGGCGATGAAAAGAGCGCGGCTTTCGACCTGGAATCACTGAAAATCTGGGGGAAGCTCCCGCCCGGGACGCCGCTCCTGCCGCCCGTTTCCCTGTTTCCCCGGGTCGAAAAGAAGACGCCCCACCCGGCGGAGCCCGAAAAAAAACCGGCCGAGACCGTTCCTCAAATCAGCCCTGAAATCGACTTTGACCTGTTTTTAAAAACGGACCTGCGGGTGGGTACCGTGCTGACCGCGGAAAAAATTCCCAAATCGAAAAAACTCCTGCGCCTGACGGTGGACATCGGCGAGACCCGCACCATCGTGGCCGGTATCGCCGAACGATACGCCCCGGAAGCGCTGGTCGGCAAGCAGGTCGTTATCGCGGCCAACCTGAAGCCGGTCAAGCTGATGGGGGTGGAGTCTCACGGCATGGTGCTGGCCGCGGTCACGGATCAGCAGACCTCCGTGGTGACCGTGGACCGGGAAGTGGCCCCCGGCACCCGGCTCCGATAG
- the holB gene encoding DNA polymerase III subunit delta', giving the protein MPRFHELIDQERPLRILSGILTKGNIPHAFLLTGIDGIGKRSTAIHFAMARNCHGLKHDGGASGTRDMMTTPCGQCGACVKIMAGSHPDVLMIEPAGDVIKIAQIRELSRRLAFQPQEGGAARVVIISDAQAMNVEAANALLKALEEPPPLTFFFLTAGQPADLLPTVVSRCQHIRFNPVSTEKIERFLTEHHGISPTTARPAAILADGSMARALDLSERPETLHGMERRRQWLAAEMAGLPSYPIPRILLFAQKLAADKNDLPDFLRLIKGLLRDAAICGTCPEKLINTDLREAIEEMARKNSLSAIFDKITAVEEADQAIRQHANQRLTLEALSIRLADIAA; this is encoded by the coding sequence GTGCCGCGATTTCACGAACTGATCGATCAGGAAAGGCCCCTGCGGATTTTATCGGGCATCCTGACAAAAGGAAACATCCCCCACGCTTTCTTGCTTACCGGTATAGACGGCATCGGAAAACGATCGACCGCCATCCACTTTGCCATGGCCAGGAATTGCCACGGATTGAAGCATGACGGCGGCGCTTCCGGTACCCGGGACATGATGACGACCCCTTGCGGTCAATGCGGCGCCTGCGTCAAAATCATGGCCGGAAGCCACCCGGACGTGTTGATGATAGAACCCGCCGGGGATGTGATAAAAATCGCTCAAATCCGTGAACTTTCCCGGAGACTGGCCTTTCAGCCACAGGAGGGGGGAGCGGCCCGAGTCGTCATTATTTCAGACGCGCAGGCCATGAACGTTGAAGCCGCCAACGCACTGTTAAAAGCACTGGAAGAACCGCCGCCCCTGACGTTTTTTTTCCTTACCGCCGGCCAGCCGGCGGACCTTTTGCCAACGGTTGTCTCCCGCTGCCAGCATATCCGGTTTAATCCCGTTTCAACTGAAAAGATCGAGCGGTTTCTGACGGAACACCACGGGATCAGCCCCACGACGGCAAGGCCCGCCGCTATTCTGGCGGACGGCAGCATGGCCAGGGCGCTGGATCTGTCGGAACGGCCGGAAACACTTCACGGGATGGAACGGCGGCGGCAATGGCTGGCAGCCGAAATGGCCGGATTACCGTCTTACCCGATCCCGCGTATTTTGCTGTTTGCTCAAAAACTGGCCGCCGATAAAAATGATCTGCCGGATTTTTTGCGGCTCATAAAAGGGCTGTTAAGGGACGCGGCGATATGCGGTACCTGCCCTGAAAAATTAATCAACACCGATTTACGGGAAGCGATAGAGGAGATGGCCCGGAAAAACAGCCTGTCCGCTATTTTTGACAAAATCACCGCGGTCGAGGAAGCGGACCAGGCTATCCGGCAACACGCCAACCAGCGGTTGACGCTGGAAGCCTTGTCTATCAGACTGGCGGATATTGCCGCCTGA
- a CDS encoding L,D-transpeptidase family protein → MNCPGFTLKQREILCAEIRQPLFPKMLAGRSQNPFAECGGLFVPTGGDLLPKDNVRLMMKILNALLAFCLLLNSVASLAAEKADLVVVEKSKNRLSLYRNGELLASYHVVFGGNPTGPKERQGDGKTPEGRYILDSKKSNSAYYKAFHVSYPNQQDLARAKKMGVSPGGDIMVHGQKNGLSWLSFLAQRVNWTKGCIALSNADIDAMWKLVDAGTPIDILP, encoded by the coding sequence ATGAATTGTCCGGGATTCACCCTCAAACAGCGAGAAATTCTTTGCGCCGAAATCCGTCAACCCTTGTTCCCCAAAATGCTCGCGGGTCGCTCACAAAACCCCTTTGCCGAATGCGGCGGTTTATTTGTGCCAACAGGGGGAGATCTTCTACCTAAAGATAATGTTAGGCTCATGATGAAGATACTCAACGCACTTCTCGCCTTTTGCCTGTTACTGAATTCAGTCGCTTCGTTGGCTGCGGAGAAGGCCGACCTGGTTGTCGTCGAGAAGAGCAAGAATCGACTTTCCCTATACAGAAACGGGGAGTTGCTGGCCTCCTACCATGTGGTTTTCGGTGGTAACCCTACTGGGCCCAAAGAGCGGCAGGGAGATGGAAAGACTCCTGAAGGTCGCTACATCCTCGACTCAAAGAAATCGAATAGCGCCTACTACAAGGCCTTTCATGTATCCTACCCAAACCAACAAGATCTCGCCCGCGCGAAAAAAATGGGAGTCTCCCCAGGAGGGGACATTATGGTCCACGGGCAGAAAAACGGCTTGAGTTGGCTTTCCTTTCTCGCCCAACGAGTGAACTGGACAAAGGGATGTATTGCATTGTCCAATGCGGATATCGACGCAATGTGGAAGCTTGTAGATGCAGGCACCCCGATTGATATACTTCCGTAA
- a CDS encoding amidophosphoribosyltransferase → MGGVFGCASRDNCVTDLFYGTDYHSHLGTRRGGLAVRNSSGIKRKIHSLENAYFRSKFESDLADLHGRQGIGVISDHEDQPILMRSHLGTFGLVTVSKIINIEELAEIALKRKQHFSELSPIGINPTELVAMLICEQDSFQAGIAYAQELIKGACTMLILSRDCLYAARDKLGRTPLILGKKEGAYAVSSETCAFPNLGYTVERDLGPGEIVRVTSEGYEQLKPPGDRMQVCSFLWVYYGYPASAYEGINVECVRYRCGQALARNDSVDIDFVAGIPDSGIGHAVGYANGKGINYKRPYVKYTPTWPRSFMPQNQEMRDLVARMKLIPIADLIRGKRILFCEDSIVRGTQLQDNVELLFNTGAKEVHMRPACPVLIYPCQFLNFSQSRSTLDLAGRKAIYEIEGREDANLDQYAVAGTEKNSAMIENIRKRLKLTTLKFQTMNDLVEAIGLPKEKLCTHCWDGSSYF, encoded by the coding sequence ATGGGCGGCGTATTTGGTTGTGCTTCACGGGATAACTGTGTGACGGACCTGTTTTACGGGACGGATTACCATTCTCACCTGGGAACACGGCGGGGCGGGCTGGCGGTGCGGAACTCCTCGGGCATCAAGCGGAAGATCCACAGCCTGGAAAACGCCTATTTCCGGTCCAAGTTCGAGTCGGACCTGGCCGATCTTCACGGCCGGCAGGGTATCGGCGTGATCAGCGACCATGAGGACCAGCCCATCCTCATGCGCTCTCACCTGGGAACCTTCGGGCTGGTGACGGTGTCAAAAATCATCAACATCGAAGAGCTGGCTGAAATCGCTCTCAAGCGGAAACAGCATTTTTCCGAATTAAGCCCCATCGGCATCAATCCCACCGAACTGGTGGCCATGCTGATCTGCGAACAGGATTCCTTCCAGGCGGGAATCGCCTATGCCCAGGAGCTGATCAAGGGGGCCTGCACCATGCTGATTCTGTCCAGGGACTGCCTTTACGCCGCCCGGGACAAACTGGGCCGGACGCCCCTCATCCTCGGTAAAAAAGAGGGCGCCTATGCCGTGTCGTCGGAAACCTGCGCCTTTCCCAACCTGGGCTATACCGTGGAAAGAGATCTGGGGCCGGGCGAAATCGTCCGCGTCACCTCCGAGGGATACGAGCAGTTGAAGCCGCCCGGGGACAGAATGCAGGTGTGCTCGTTTTTATGGGTGTACTACGGCTACCCGGCCTCGGCCTACGAAGGCATCAACGTCGAGTGCGTCCGTTATCGCTGCGGCCAGGCCCTGGCCAGAAACGATTCCGTGGATATTGATTTTGTAGCCGGCATCCCCGATTCGGGCATCGGCCACGCGGTGGGATACGCCAACGGCAAAGGAATTAATTATAAACGTCCCTACGTCAAATACACCCCGACCTGGCCCCGAAGCTTCATGCCCCAGAACCAGGAGATGCGTGATCTGGTGGCCAGGATGAAACTGATCCCCATCGCCGATCTGATCAGGGGAAAGCGGATCCTGTTCTGCGAGGACTCTATCGTTCGGGGGACCCAGCTCCAGGACAATGTTGAACTGCTTTTTAACACCGGGGCGAAGGAGGTCCACATGCGGCCGGCCTGCCCCGTCCTGATTTATCCCTGCCAGTTCCTGAATTTTTCCCAGTCCCGGTCTACCCTGGACCTGGCCGGCCGCAAAGCCATTTATGAAATCGAAGGCCGTGAGGACGCCAACCTGGACCAGTACGCCGTGGCGGGCACGGAAAAGAACAGCGCCATGATCGAGAACATCCGCAAGCGCCTCAAGCTGACCACCTTAAAATTCCAGACCATGAACGACCTGGTTGAGGCCATCGGGCTGCCGAAGGAGAAGCTTTGCACGCATTGTTGGGATGGCTCCAGCTACTTTTGA